The sequence CTGTGCGGTTCGGATCGTACTCGATTGTAGCAACGCGGCCTGGTATTCCATCCTTCGTACGCTTAAAATCGATGATACGGTATTGACGCTTATGCCCGCCACCTTGATGACGAACTGTCAATTTACCTTGGTTGTTGCGTCCTGCTTTCTTATGAAGAGGAGCAAGAAGAGATTTTTCCGGTTGGTTGGTTGTGATCTCTTCAAAAGTAGAAACTGTCATTTGACGACGACCAGGTGAGGTCGGTTTATACTTTTTGATACCCATTTCGTTTCCCTCCTTCTTTCAAGAATTGGCGTATTATACGCCTTCGAAGAATTCTAAAGCCTTGCTATCAGCAGAAAGCTTAATGATGGCTTTCTTCCAGTCTTTACGCTTACCAACATAACGTCCCATGCGCTTAGGCTTACCTTTTACGTTCATGGTATTAACAGATTCAACCTTCACGTCGAAGATCTTCTCGATCGCTTGCTTGATTTCTGTTTTATTGGACTT is a genomic window of Ammoniphilus sp. CFH 90114 containing:
- the rplW gene encoding 50S ribosomal protein L23; the encoded protein is MKDVRDVILRPIITERTTEMMSFNTYVFEVAPKSNKTEIKQAIEKIFDVKVESVNTMNVKGKPKRMGRYVGKRKDWKKAIIKLSADSKALEFFEGV